One Cynocephalus volans isolate mCynVol1 chromosome 5, mCynVol1.pri, whole genome shotgun sequence DNA window includes the following coding sequences:
- the LOC134378121 gene encoding olfactory receptor 2G3-like, whose protein sequence is MWIKVMKMINESLGDDFILVGFSDQPQLEKILFVVVLISYLLTLVGNTAIILVSCLDPMLHTPMYYFLTNLSFVDLCFTTSIVPQLLWNLCGTAKTITLIGCAIQLYVSLALGSTECILLAVMAFDRYAAVCRPLHYAIVMHPRLCQSLAGMAWLSGVGNTLIQGTITLQLPRCGNRRIYHFICEVPAMIKLACVDIHANEVQLFMASLILLLLPLALILVSYACIVQAVMRIRSTQAWSKVLGTCGSHLLVVFFFYGTITSVYIQPNSSYSHSQGKFITLFYTVVTPTLNPLIYTLRNKDVKGALKRLVRKDHRAEE, encoded by the exons ATGTGGATCAA AGTGATGAAGATGATTAATGAGAGTTTGGGAGATGATTTCATACTGGTGGGCTTCTCTGATCAGCCGCAGCTTGAGAAGATCCTCTTTGTGGTTGTGCTAATCTCCTACCTCCTGACTCTGGTAGGCAACACAGCAATCATCCTGGTCTCCTGTCTGGATCCCATGCTCCATACACCCATGTATTATTTTCTTACCAATCTCTCCTTTGTTGACCTCTGCTTTACCACCAGCATTGTTCCCCAGCTGCTGTGGAACCTCTGTGGTACAGCCAAGACAATTACCCTTATAGGTTGTGCCATTCAACTCTATGTGTCTCTGGCACTGGGATCCACTGAATGTATTCTCCTAGCTGTCATGGCATTTGATCGTTATGCTGCTGTTTGCCGACCACTCCATTATGCCATAGTTATGCATCCACGATTGTGCCAGTCTCTTGCAGGAATGGCATGGTTAAGTGGAGTGGGCAACACCCTGATTCAGGGCACTATCACACTTCAGTTGCCCCGTTGTGGAAACCGTAGAATTTACCACTTTATCTGTGAAGTGCCTGCCATGATCAAGTTGGCCTGTGTAGACATTCATGCCAATGAGGTCCAGCTCTTTATGGCTTCCTTGATCCTGCTGCTTCTCCCCCTGGCACTCATCTTGGTCTCATATGCGTGCATTGTCCAAGCAGTGATGAGGATCAGGTCAACTCAAGCCTGGAGTAAAGTCCTTGGAACTTGTGGGTCCCACTTGTTGGTAGTATTCTTCTTCTATGGAACCATCACATCTGTCTATATCCAGCCCAACAGCTCCTACTCCCACAGTCAAGGAAAGTTTATAACACTTTTCTATACTGTGGTAACTCCCACCCTCAACCCCTTAATTTACACTCTGAGAAACAAAGATgtaaaaggagctttgaagaggcTAGTGAGAAAAGATCACAGAGCAGAAGAGTGA
- the LOC134378442 gene encoding putative olfactory receptor 2B8: MIRFNNTFHRPSGFVLVGFSEWPRLEMVLLGAIFIFYILTLLGNSTIIILSRLDPRLHTPMYFFLANLSFLDLCYTTSTVPQMLINIQSHQRKISYEGCIAQLFIFLGLGSTECVLLSVMAFDRYVAICHPLHYMVIMHSRLCRQLAAVAWVTGFSNSLVQTVLTFLLPLCGQYQVENFFCEVSAILQLSCIDTWINEVEMYAAVVVIKVIPIGLILFSYINIVRAVVRIQSSEGRKKAFNTCGSHLLVVLMFYGSAISGYAHMAPKSNAAKLKGKLLALFYGLITPMLNPLIYTLRNKDVKGAVKKLLGREQE; this comes from the coding sequence ATGATAAGATTCAATAACACCTTCCATCGCCCCAGTGGCTTTGTTCTGGTAGGTTTCTCTGAATGGCCCAGACTAGAAATGGTTCTTTTGGGGGCCATCTTCATCTTCTACATACTGACACTCCTTGGGAATTCAACCATCATTATCTTGTCCCGCCTTGATCCCAGACTCCACACACCCATGTATTTCTTTCTGGCTAATCTCTCCTTTTTGGATCTCTGCTATACAACTTCTACTGTCCCCCAGATGCTGATAAATATACAGAGCCATCAGAGAAAGATTAGCTATGAGGGATGCATAGCTCAACTTTTCATCTTCCTTGGTCTAGGATCCACTGAATGTGTGCTTCTCTCAGTAATGGCCTTTGATCGTTATGTAGCTATCTGCCACCCTCTCCATTACATGGTCATCATGCATTCTCGGCTGTGCCGACAACTGGCAGCTGTGGCTTGGGTAACAGGTTTCAGCAACTCCTTGGTACAGACAGTGTTGACTTTCTTGTTACCTCTCTGTGGTCAATACCAGGTGGAGAATTTCTTCTGTGAGGTAAGTGCCATTCTTCAGTTGTCATGCATtgacacatggatcaatgaagTGGAGATGTATGCAGCTGTGGTGGTCATAAAGGTTATCCCCATTGGATTAATTCTATTCTCTTACATCAACATTGTCAGAGCAGTAGTAAGGATCCAATCCTCTGAAGGTCGCAAGAAGGCCTTCAACACATGTGGGTCTCATCTGCTGGTGGTCCTTATGTTCTATGGCTCTGCCATTAGTGGCTATGCACATATGGCACCCAAAAGCAATGCAGCCAAATTGAAGGGCAAGCTTCTTGCTCTCTTCTATGGACTCATAACTCCAATGCTCAACCCACTCATCTACACCTTGAGAAATAAAGATGTTAAGGGAGCAGTAAAGAAGTTACTAGGAAGAGAACAAGAGTAA